In Streptomyces sp. NBC_00448, the following are encoded in one genomic region:
- a CDS encoding MarR family winged helix-turn-helix transcriptional regulator, translating to MTATDPALTALADSWCALSLLHGRIEAHIERALQSGHGLSVREFSLLDVLSRQHDGDGGHLQMKQVADAVVLSQSATTRLVTRLEERGLLSRYLCPTDRRGIYTDVTPAGRDLLAAARPTNNAALREALDHAAADPQLAPLVTAVEEIRRPTAVRP from the coding sequence ATGACCGCCACCGACCCGGCACTGACCGCCCTGGCCGACAGCTGGTGCGCGCTGTCCTTGCTGCACGGCCGTATCGAGGCGCACATCGAGCGGGCCCTGCAGTCCGGCCACGGCCTGAGCGTGCGCGAGTTCTCGCTGCTCGACGTGCTCAGCCGGCAGCACGACGGCGACGGCGGCCACCTCCAGATGAAGCAGGTCGCCGACGCGGTGGTGCTCAGCCAGTCCGCGACCACCCGCCTGGTGACGCGGCTGGAGGAGCGCGGGCTGCTCTCCCGCTACCTGTGCCCGACCGACCGGCGCGGCATCTACACCGACGTCACCCCGGCCGGCCGCGACCTGCTCGCGGCGGCCCGCCCCACCAACAACGCGGCCCTGCGCGAAGCGCTCGACCACGCCGCGGCCGACCCGCAGCTCGCGCCGCTGGTCACCGCCGTGGAGGAGATCCGCCGCCCGACGGCGGTCCGACCCTGA